ACATCACACCCAGACCCGGAACCACCGCCTGGAGACAGGCCGTTCGAAGCGGCGACGTCGTCAACATGCCGGAGACCGGCACCCGTCTCAGCGGGACGTCGGCCGGAGAGAGGGCGGACCTGGAGCAGCGTGCCCGCGCCCTCGTCGGGGAGAGCGGCCCCACGCGGACGGCGGCCCACGGGACCACGGTCCACGGCTCGGCGACGCGCGCCAACCATCGCTGACGTTCGCAGAGGCGCCAAAAAAAAGGCCCGGTCCCCCAAGGGGCCGGGCCTTTCATGCCCTCGATCGAAATCTCGAGTTGAAGCTAACGGATCAAGCTGCAGCCGCCGCCGTCACCGCCACCACCCGTCGTTCCTCCGGTGGTGCCGCCCGTCGTCCCTCCCGTGGTGCCCCCGGTCGTGCCGCCCGTGGTCCCGCCGGCGGCCTCGATCTCGACGGCGCCCGCGTCGCAATCCGCCGTGCCGTCGCCGTCCCCGTCCTCGGGACGTCCCGAGCCGCGCTGGTCCTCCGTGAGGGCGGCGGCCGCGGCGTCGGTGCAGTCGGCCGCGGGGACGAAGTCGATGGCGACACTGCCTCCCGGCAGCTTATGAGTGGGCGTCGGACCGCCGTTGTTCTGAAGGGTTGCATCGATGATTGTTCCGGCCACGTCGTTTTGATCCGAACCGTTGGTCAAGAATGTCGTTGTACAGGTCGAGTCGTTGCTTAAGCTGTGGCCGAGGGAGACGACCGGGTTGGAGCCCGCGGCGAGACCGCAGTTTTGGGCGGCGCCGGCGACAACGTTGTCGGCCAGAATACTGTTCTTGATGGTGAAGGAAAAGCCTCCCCCGTTGATGGCGCTCCGGATTCCTCCGCCGAGGCTGCCGGCTGTGGTCACTGTGTTACCCGCGATCGTCGAATTGATGATCGTCATCGACCCCGTGAAGGCGTCGATGCCGCCTCCCCCTTCATTCCCATTCCCGCCGCCTGCGGTGACGGTGTTGCCGGAAAAGGTGCTGTTGGTGATGAAGGCGCTCGCGGTTTCAAAAAACAATCCTCCGCCTCTTGTCCCGGACGCGGTGTTGTTGGAGATGGTCGAGCCGTTGATCGTGATCGTGTCGCCGGCGGCGTTGTCGGCCGAGATGCCGCCTCCGTCGTTGGTCGCCCTGTTTCCCGTAATGTCGCAGTCGGTGATGGTGAGCGGGACGGCGAACGCCCGGATCGCCCCTCCGTTTTCGCCCGCGCCTCCCGTGAGTTTAACGCCGGAAATGGCCAGAGCTCCGTTGCCATTGGCCGTGATGAGGTTGGCCTCCTTGGTGGGATTGTTGGTGAAGGCCCCCTGGATCGTCGTCACGTCCGCGCCCGCCCCCTCGATGATCAAGGATTCGGTGACGTCAAGATCACCCTCCGTCCCGACCACGGAGCCCTGATTTTGCGTCTCGGCGGCCCGATCCAGAGTCAATGAGTAGGTCCCCGCGGGAAGGATGATCCTGTCCTGGGCGGCATCGCCGTTCGCCTTGATGACGGCACCCCGCAGACTGCAATCATTGGCCGCCCCGCTGCAGACCTGAAATCCGGCGCCGGCTTCATCGGTCGTTACGTCGACGGTGTAATCCAGCGCTCGAAGCCTTGCAGGGACGAGCAGGCAAATGCTTAGGAAGGCGAGGCCAAAGATTTTCATGGATCCCCCTGGGTTAGGGACCCATTAAGCCAGATATTCTCGCCAATTTCGAGCGAAATGTGCCTTCTGCGGCTCGGCCATCTTCTCCCAGTCCGCGTACTTCATCCGGACCGCGTCCTCGTGGGTGCCGGCGTTGAACTCGATCTCGTCGTCGTCCGAGAGGTCCGTCTCGGAGTAGACCGGCATGTTGTAGAGACGGCCCATCGGCGGCATGGCGCCCAATTCGCAATCCTGGAAGGCCTGCTGCAGCTCGGATTCGCTGGCGAAGTGCAGGTTCGGGTGGCCGGTGAGCCTCCGCGCCTCCCGGATGTCGATGAAGTAGGAGGCGGGCAGGACCATCATGTAATAGGCCCCGTCCTCGCGCATGACGACCACCTTGGCGACCTTGTGGCCGTCCACGTTCTCCCTCTGGGCCAACTGTTCGGCAGTCATCGTCGGGGGGTGGTGCCGGACCTCGTACCAGACATTGGATTTATTGAGATACTCTTCCAAGGCTTGTGGTATCATACGGGCACCTCCTGGTAGGCTGTTCTTTGTCTAAGAATATCACGACCCTGAGCCCCCGGGTTACAGTTTTTTCTTGCATAAACGGGGTGATGGATGTATCCGAAAACGCTCAATTTTTCGAATACCCCCCGTAAGGAGAATGTATGGTCGAAATGTCCGTCAAAGAAATGCTCGAAGCCGGTGTCCACTTCGGTCACCAGACGCACCGTTGGGACCCCCGGATGAAGCCGTTCATTTTCGGCTCCCGGAACGGCATCCACATCATCGATCTTCAGAAGACGGTCGATCTCTGCCGCGAGGCGTGCGCCTTCATCGCCAAGACCGTGTCCGAGGGCGGCAACGTCCTCTTCGTCGGCACCAAGCGCCAGGCCCAGCCCATTATTGAAGAATCGGCCAAGCAGGCCCAGATGTTCTACGTCAGCCATCGCTGGCTGGGCGGGACGCTCACCAACTTCAAGACCATCCAGACCTCCATCAACCGCCTGAAGGACCTCGAAAAGAAGAAGGAAGACAACGCTCTCGAAGGATTGACCAAGAAGGAAAAGCTCATGGTGGAGCGCGAGATCATCAACCTGACGAAATCCTTCGGCGGCATCAAGGACATGAACCGTCTTCCGGCCATCATCTTCATCGTCGATCCGCACAAGGAAGATATCGCCCTCCTGGAGGCCAACCGGCTGAAGATTCCGGTCGTTGCGATCGCCGACACCAATTGCAATCCCGAGGGCATCGATTACCTCGTGCCGGGCAATGACGACGCCATCAAGTCCATCCGTCTTTTCACCGCCAAGGTCGTCCAGGCCTGTTTGGACGGGATGGCCCAGCGCGAGAACGTGCTGCGCGACCGCATCGCGGCAGAGTCCGGCGCGGGTACCCGCGAGGCGGCGGGCGGACGCGGCAAGGCCTTCGTCACCAAGGCGGAGGCCTATGAGGCGGAGACGGACGGGGAGTACACGGCCGGCCGCGCGGCCTCCGAGATCGCCAAGGAAGGCGCCGTATGACGGAGATTTCCGCCGAGAAGGTCCGCGAGCTCCGGGAAAAGACCGGGGCCGGGATGATGGATTGCAAGAGGGCTCTCGCCTCGGTGGGCGGCGACATGGAGAAGGCCATCGACCACCTTCGCAAGGAGGGGGTCGTCAAGGCGGCCAAGAAGGCCGGCCGGGCCACATCCGAGGGCTTGGTCGGCGTTTCCATCGGGCCCGACAAAAAGGCCGCCGCGATCGTGGAAGTCAATTGCGAGACGGATTTCGTCGCGCGCACGGATCAATTCCAAAATTTCATCAATGTCCTGGGCGAGCACATCGTCAAGGCCAGGCCGGCCGATCTGAACGCCCTCCTGGCCCAAAAGTTGGGCGACGGGACGGTTCAAGACGTCGTCAACCAGCTGGTCGCCAAGCTTGGGGAGAACATGGCGGTCCGCCGGTTCCGCCTCCTGCAGGCGGGGGGCGGCGAGGTGCTGGCGTCCTACATCCACGCCGGGGCCAAGATCGGTTCGGTGATCCGCGTCAAGGGCGCCGCGGATGAGGCCCTCGTGCGGGACATCGCCATGCACACTGCCGCCATGTCGCCGCGCTTCGTGGACCGCGCGCAGGTGCCGGCGGCGGTTCTGGACCGCGAAAAGGACGTCCTCAAGGCGTCGCCGGAGCTCGCGGGCAAGCCCGAAAACCTCGTCGACAAGATCCTGCAAGGCAAGTTGAACCGCTTCTTCAGCGAGGTCTGCCTGGCCGATCAGCCCTTCATCAAGGACACCACCGGCAAGAAGTCCGTCGGCGACTTTCTCAAGGAAAAGGCCGCCGGGGCCCAAATCGTCGAAATGGTCCGTTTCCAGGTGGGTGAAGAAGCCGCCGCCTAAATGCCAGCCGCCCATTACAAACGCGTCCTCCTCAAACTCTCCGGCGAAGCGATGGCCGGCTCCGGCAATTTCGGAATCGACCCCGACGCCGTCCGCAAGCTCGGCCGGGAAATCAAAGGGGTCCACGACCTGGGGATCGAGATCGCCATCGTCATGGGCGGCGGCAATCTCTTCCGCGGCTCGCAGGTGCCCTGGATGGACCGCGCGACCGCCGATTACAGCGGCATGCTCGGGACCGTCATCAACAGCCTGGCCCTCCAAGACGCCCTCGAAAAGATGGAAGTCTACACGAGGGTTCTCACCGCCATCGAGATGCAGCAGATCGCCGAGCCCTACATCCGCCGCCGGGCCGTCCGGCACATGGAAAAGAAGCGCGTGGTGATCTTCGCGGCGGGGACGGGCAACCCGTACTTCTCCACCGACACCGCCGCCTCGCTGCGCGCCATGGAGGTCCGGGCCGAGGTGATCCTGAAAGGCACGAAGGTCGACGGCGTCTACTCGGCGGACCCGTTCAAGGACAAGAAGGCGAAAAAATTCTCGAAGCTGACGTATCTGGACGTGCTCAAGAAGAACCTGCGCGTGATGGACGCGACCGCCATCTCGCTCTGCATGGACAATCAGCTGCCCATCGTCGTGTTCGATCTGTTCAAGAAGGGGAATCTGAAAAAGGTCGTCTGTGGGGAGAATATCGGAACAACCGTCTCGTAAGGGGGGCTCATGGATCCGAAAATCCAATCCGAAACAAAGCAAAAAATGGACAAGACCGTCGAATCCTTGCGCGGCGAATTCTCCAAGCTCCGGACGGGGCGGGCCTCGGTCGCCATCCTGGACGGCATCCGGGTCGACAGCTACGGGAGCCTCATGGCCTTGAATCAGGTGGCGAGTCTCTCGGTCTCCGACAGCCGCACGATCGTCATCACGCCCTGGGACAAGTCGCTCCTCCAGGAGATCGAGCGTTCGATCCACAAGTCGGAGCTGGGCCTTCAGCCGGTCAACGACGGCAAGCTCGTGAGGCTTTCGATCCCGCCCCTGACGGAGGAGCGGCGCAAGGACCTGGTCAAGGTGGCCAAGAGGGTGACGGAGGAGGCCCGCGTTTCGATCCGGAACGCCCGCCGCGAGGCGAACGAGACGGTCAAGAAGGTGCAGAAGGACGGCAAGATCTCCGAGGATGACCTGAAAAAGTGGGAGACGGAGATCCAGAAGATGACCGACCAGTACATCGTCCAGCTCGACACCGTTCTCGCCAACAAAGAAAAAGAGATCATGGAGATCTGAGGTGTCTCAAGATCTCAAAAAACTCCCCCAGCACATCGCCATCATCATGGACGGCAACGGCCGCTGGGCGAAGGCCCGCGGATTGCCGCGCATCGAGGGCCACCGTCGGGGCAGCGAGGTCGTCGACGAGATCACGACGGCCTGCCGCGAGATGGGAGTGCGCTACCTCACGCTCTACGCCTTCTCGATGGAGAACTGGGCCCGGCCCAAGGACGAGATCACGGCCCTCATGGCCCTCCTCAAGGATTTCCTCGTCAACAAGCGCCCCAAGCTCCTGAAGAACGAGATCCGCCTTCTTTCGATCGGCGACGTCGAGCGGCTCCCGCCGGACGTGCTCAAGACCCTGCGCGAGACCGAGGCGGCGACGAGCCATCTGGACAAGATGTTCTTGATCCTCGCGCTCAGCTACAGCGCCCGGGACGAGATCATGAGGGCGGTGAATGAGCTTTTGAAGGAGAAGGAGCGGGGTGACTTCCGCGACAACTTCATCTCCGTCGGGCGGTTTTCCGATTACCTGGACACGGCGGGCATCCCCGATCCCGACCTGCTCATCCGGACGAGCGGGGAGCGCCGGATCAGCAATTTTCTCCTCTGGCAGGCCGCCTACGCCGAACTTTATTTTTCCGAGACGCACTGGCCCGACTTCAACCGCGAGGAACTCGTCAAGGCCGTCGACGAATACCAGCGCCGGGAACGCCGGTTTGGCAAGACATCGGAACAGATTGCCGTGTAGGGGCGAATCTTGTATTCGCCCCGGTAGGCGAACCCCCCATGCTCATCAAACGCATCGTCACCGTCCTGATCGGCGCCCCGTTCGTGATCGGGGCGATCTTTGCGCCCATGACGTGGGTCTTCAAGTCCTTCGTCCTTCTCTGCCTCCTCTTCGCCCTATTTGAGTTTTTCACCATCGTGGCCCTTCCCCCCCGCGAAAGGGCGGTCGCGGTTTTTCTGGGCGTCCTGCATACGGCCTTCCTCCTGTTTTGTCCGGCGACGGAGCGGTGGCTGCTCCTCGAGCTCACGGGGATCGTCGTCCTGTCTTTCGCCTATTACTGCCTGGCCCCCAAGGAGACGGCCGAGGTCCAGGCGCCGAAGATCGCCTTGACCGCCCTGGGCGTCCTTTACATCGGGACGTTCGGGGCCTTCGTGGGCCTACTGCGGGACCGCGAATACGGCGTCTTCTGGGTCTTCGCCCTCCTGGCCATGACGTGGCTGAACGACACCTTCGCCTATTTCTTCGGCCACAAGCTCGGACGCCGGAAGCTCGCGCCCAAGATCTCGCCGGGAAAGACCGTGGAGGGTTTTGTGGGAGGGTATCTGGGAACCTTCACGGGCTTTCTCGTCTTTTGGAAACTGCTGGCGAACGACCTGACGTTGGCCCAGGGATTGATCCTGACCCTCTTGGTGGGGACCTTCGGGCCCCTGGGCGACCTGTGCGAGTCGCTGATCAAGCGGGGCTTCCACGTGAAGGACTCCGGGAACATCATCCCCGGCCATGGAGGGATGTTGGACCGGATAGACGCCTTGCTTTTCACGGCACCCGTCGTTTATTGGTATTCCCACTTTCTATGAAGAAGATCGTCATTCTTGGGAGCACGGGTTCGATCGGAACCCAGACGCTCGACATCGTCGCGCGGCATCCGGAGCGCTTCGAGGTCGTCGCGCTCGCGGCGGGGAAAAACGTCGATCTCGTCGTTGAGCAGGTCCGCGCCTTCCGGCCCAAGCGGGTCTCCGTGGCGGGGGCCGGCGAGGCCGGGTTGCTTCGGGGGCGTTTGAAGGGCGAAGCGGTCGAGATCCTTTTCGGGGACGAAGGGAATTGCGAAGTTGCACGGTCCTCCGAAGCCGACTTCGTCGTGTCGGCGATCGTCGGGGCCGCGGGGCTGCGGCCCACCATGGCGGCCCTGGAAGCCGGCAAACCCGTCGCCCTCGCCAACAAGGAGAGCCTCGTCATCGCGGGCGAGATCATGACCCGCATGGCCCGCGAAAAGAACGTCCCCTTGATCCCCATCGACAGCGAGCACAGCGCGATTTTTCAGGCCCTGGCGGGTAACCGGCGCGAAGACGTCAAGCGAATCATTCTCACGGCCTCGGGCGGGCCGTTCTTTCAGCGGTCGAAGGAATCGCTCGCGACCGTGACGGTGGACGAGGCCCTCAAGCACCCCAATTGGAGCATGGGGCCGAAGATCACCGTCGACAGCGCGACGCTCATGAACAAGGGGCTCGAGGTCATCGAGGCGACGTGGTTTTTCGACGTGCCCCCCAAGAAGGTGGACGTGCACGTGCATCCGCAGAGCATCGTACATTCGTTCGTGGAGTACATCGACGGCTCGGTGATCGCGCAACTGGGCGTGCCGGACATGCGGTGCGCCATCTCCCACGCCATGGCCTATCCGGAGCGCGTCACGTCTGGGGTCGCAAGCCTGGATCTTCTCAAGGTCGGCACCTTGAGTTTCTTCCCGCCGGATTTTGAAAAATTTCCGGCCTTGAAGCTCGCCTATGCCGCGGCGGAGGAGGGGCGGACGATGCCGGCGGTCCTGAACGCCGCCAACGAGGTCGCCGTCGCGCGGTTCCTCAACCGCGAGCTGGGCTTCAACGACATTCCGAGACTTGTCGAGAGAACGATGAACCGGCACAACCCCTTCGCCCTCAAGACACTCGAGGACGTCCTCGAGGCCGACGCCTGGGCCCGGCGAGAGGCCAAGACCCAGCCGGCGGCCGCCTGAAACGACTATGACGATACTCTATTTCATCCTCACGTTGGGTGTCCTTGTCTTCATCCACGAGTTCGGGCACTTCCTCGCCGCCAAGAAACAGGGGATCGGAGTCGAAAAATTCTCCCTGGGCTTCGGCCCGAAGCTCTTCGGCTTCCGCCGCGGAGAGACGGAGTACAAGGCCTCGGCCCTGCCGTTCGGCGGTTACGTGAAGCTCATGGGCGAGGACCCCAACGACTCCGAGAACGCGAAAATTCCCAGGGAGAAAAACT
The genomic region above belongs to bacterium and contains:
- a CDS encoding isoprenyl transferase; protein product: MSQDLKKLPQHIAIIMDGNGRWAKARGLPRIEGHRRGSEVVDEITTACREMGVRYLTLYAFSMENWARPKDEITALMALLKDFLVNKRPKLLKNEIRLLSIGDVERLPPDVLKTLRETEAATSHLDKMFLILALSYSARDEIMRAVNELLKEKERGDFRDNFISVGRFSDYLDTAGIPDPDLLIRTSGERRISNFLLWQAAYAELYFSETHWPDFNREELVKAVDEYQRRERRFGKTSEQIAV
- a CDS encoding phosphatidate cytidylyltransferase — its product is MLIKRIVTVLIGAPFVIGAIFAPMTWVFKSFVLLCLLFALFEFFTIVALPPRERAVAVFLGVLHTAFLLFCPATERWLLLELTGIVVLSFAYYCLAPKETAEVQAPKIALTALGVLYIGTFGAFVGLLRDREYGVFWVFALLAMTWLNDTFAYFFGHKLGRRKLAPKISPGKTVEGFVGGYLGTFTGFLVFWKLLANDLTLAQGLILTLLVGTFGPLGDLCESLIKRGFHVKDSGNIIPGHGGMLDRIDALLFTAPVVYWYSHFL
- a CDS encoding YbaK/EbsC family protein, whose amino-acid sequence is MIPQALEEYLNKSNVWYEVRHHPPTMTAEQLAQRENVDGHKVAKVVVMREDGAYYMMVLPASYFIDIREARRLTGHPNLHFASESELQQAFQDCELGAMPPMGRLYNMPVYSETDLSDDDEIEFNAGTHEDAVRMKYADWEKMAEPQKAHFARNWREYLA
- the pyrH gene encoding UMP kinase, producing the protein MPAAHYKRVLLKLSGEAMAGSGNFGIDPDAVRKLGREIKGVHDLGIEIAIVMGGGNLFRGSQVPWMDRATADYSGMLGTVINSLALQDALEKMEVYTRVLTAIEMQQIAEPYIRRRAVRHMEKKRVVIFAAGTGNPYFSTDTAASLRAMEVRAEVILKGTKVDGVYSADPFKDKKAKKFSKLTYLDVLKKNLRVMDATAISLCMDNQLPIVVFDLFKKGNLKKVVCGENIGTTVS
- a CDS encoding choice-of-anchor Q domain-containing protein, with the protein product MKIFGLAFLSICLLVPARLRALDYTVDVTTDEAGAGFQVCSGAANDCSLRGAVIKANGDAAQDRIILPAGTYSLTLDRAAETQNQGSVVGTEGDLDVTESLIIEGAGADVTTIQGAFTNNPTKEANLITANGNGALAISGVKLTGGAGENGGAIRAFAVPLTITDCDITGNRATNDGGGISADNAAGDTITINGSTISNNTASGTRGGGLFFETASAFITNSTFSGNTVTAGGGNGNEGGGGIDAFTGSMTIINSTIAGNTVTTAGSLGGGIRSAINGGGFSFTIKNSILADNVVAGAAQNCGLAAGSNPVVSLGHSLSNDSTCTTTFLTNGSDQNDVAGTIIDATLQNNGGPTPTHKLPGGSVAIDFVPAADCTDAAAAALTEDQRGSGRPEDGDGDGTADCDAGAVEIEAAGGTTGGTTGGTTGGTTGGTTGGTTGGGGDGGGCSLIR
- the tsf gene encoding translation elongation factor Ts produces the protein MTEISAEKVRELREKTGAGMMDCKRALASVGGDMEKAIDHLRKEGVVKAAKKAGRATSEGLVGVSIGPDKKAAAIVEVNCETDFVARTDQFQNFINVLGEHIVKARPADLNALLAQKLGDGTVQDVVNQLVAKLGENMAVRRFRLLQAGGGEVLASYIHAGAKIGSVIRVKGAADEALVRDIAMHTAAMSPRFVDRAQVPAAVLDREKDVLKASPELAGKPENLVDKILQGKLNRFFSEVCLADQPFIKDTTGKKSVGDFLKEKAAGAQIVEMVRFQVGEEAAA
- a CDS encoding 1-deoxy-D-xylulose-5-phosphate reductoisomerase, encoding MKKIVILGSTGSIGTQTLDIVARHPERFEVVALAAGKNVDLVVEQVRAFRPKRVSVAGAGEAGLLRGRLKGEAVEILFGDEGNCEVARSSEADFVVSAIVGAAGLRPTMAALEAGKPVALANKESLVIAGEIMTRMAREKNVPLIPIDSEHSAIFQALAGNRREDVKRIILTASGGPFFQRSKESLATVTVDEALKHPNWSMGPKITVDSATLMNKGLEVIEATWFFDVPPKKVDVHVHPQSIVHSFVEYIDGSVIAQLGVPDMRCAISHAMAYPERVTSGVASLDLLKVGTLSFFPPDFEKFPALKLAYAAAEEGRTMPAVLNAANEVAVARFLNRELGFNDIPRLVERTMNRHNPFALKTLEDVLEADAWARREAKTQPAAA
- the rpsB gene encoding 30S ribosomal protein S2 — its product is MSVKEMLEAGVHFGHQTHRWDPRMKPFIFGSRNGIHIIDLQKTVDLCREACAFIAKTVSEGGNVLFVGTKRQAQPIIEESAKQAQMFYVSHRWLGGTLTNFKTIQTSINRLKDLEKKKEDNALEGLTKKEKLMVEREIINLTKSFGGIKDMNRLPAIIFIVDPHKEDIALLEANRLKIPVVAIADTNCNPEGIDYLVPGNDDAIKSIRLFTAKVVQACLDGMAQRENVLRDRIAAESGAGTREAAGGRGKAFVTKAEAYEAETDGEYTAGRAASEIAKEGAV
- the frr gene encoding ribosome recycling factor; protein product: MDPKIQSETKQKMDKTVESLRGEFSKLRTGRASVAILDGIRVDSYGSLMALNQVASLSVSDSRTIVITPWDKSLLQEIERSIHKSELGLQPVNDGKLVRLSIPPLTEERRKDLVKVAKRVTEEARVSIRNARREANETVKKVQKDGKISEDDLKKWETEIQKMTDQYIVQLDTVLANKEKEIMEI